A genome region from Gemmatimonas sp. UBA7669 includes the following:
- the queA gene encoding tRNA preQ1(34) S-adenosylmethionine ribosyltransferase-isomerase QueA — MSNPPASPPTAPDTLPRGARVSDYDYPLPESRIAQHAVEPRDASRLMVVDRATGALSHRTFRDVLDLIPAGDALVLNTTRVFRARLLGQRESGGPAEILLLRAIDATHYEAMIHPGGKLRPGRVVTIAPDFKVEIVDTTPRRTRVVRLLTTGPYEGRADLAIEQHGHIPLPPYIERADDASDATRYQTVYANTAGSVAAPTAGLHFTDELLAALDAKGVERVNVLLHVGPGTFRPISVDDPAEHVMHEEWCEVTPEAAAQLNAVRARGNKIWVVGTTGARTMETATDAHGVVQAFRGETNIFLRPPMTFRGVDRLITNFHLPKSTLIMLVAAFAGYELTMRAYEAAVEGEYRFYSYGDAMLAL; from the coding sequence ATGAGCAACCCGCCCGCCTCCCCTCCCACCGCACCGGACACGCTGCCGCGTGGCGCACGCGTGTCCGACTACGACTATCCTCTGCCGGAGTCGCGCATCGCGCAGCACGCGGTGGAGCCGCGCGATGCCAGTCGGCTCATGGTGGTGGATCGCGCAACGGGCGCCCTGTCGCATCGCACGTTCCGCGACGTGCTCGATCTCATTCCCGCGGGCGACGCGCTCGTGCTCAACACGACGCGCGTGTTTCGCGCGCGTCTGCTGGGCCAGCGGGAGAGCGGCGGGCCGGCCGAGATTCTGTTGCTGCGGGCCATCGACGCCACGCACTACGAGGCGATGATTCACCCGGGTGGCAAACTGCGTCCCGGTCGTGTGGTGACCATCGCGCCCGACTTCAAGGTGGAGATCGTGGACACCACACCGCGTCGCACGCGCGTGGTGCGACTGCTCACCACGGGCCCCTACGAAGGGCGCGCCGATCTGGCCATTGAGCAGCACGGACACATTCCGCTGCCGCCCTACATTGAGCGCGCCGACGACGCGAGCGACGCGACGCGCTACCAGACGGTATATGCCAACACGGCCGGCAGTGTGGCGGCGCCCACGGCGGGTCTGCACTTCACCGACGAGTTGCTGGCGGCGCTTGATGCCAAGGGTGTGGAGCGGGTGAACGTGCTGCTGCATGTGGGGCCCGGCACCTTCCGCCCCATCAGTGTGGACGACCCCGCCGAGCACGTGATGCACGAGGAATGGTGCGAGGTCACACCGGAAGCGGCGGCGCAGCTCAACGCAGTACGCGCACGCGGCAACAAGATCTGGGTGGTGGGCACCACGGGTGCGCGCACGATGGAAACGGCCACCGACGCGCACGGCGTGGTGCAGGCGTTTCGCGGCGAGACCAACATTTTCCTGCGGCCGCCGATGACGTTTCGTGGGGTCGACCGGCTGATCACGAACTTCCATCTGCCGAAGTCGACGCTGATCATGTTGGTGGCGGCGTTCGCGGGCTATGAACTGACGATGCGGGCGTACGAAGCGGCGGTTGAGGGGGAGTATCGGTTTTATTCATATGGGGATGCGATGCTCGCGCTTTAA
- the rsmB gene encoding 16S rRNA (cytosine(967)-C(5))-methyltransferase RsmB, which yields MSATARPPHRGSASSGAAGVTPSRVAAAMLLTDLRQGHLLDASFDRHAGPLDARDRRWVQELVWGMLRSRARLDAQLSGLVRGGLAVLDADVLDLLRMGAYQLLHMGSVPAYAAIGQTVELSKRRHGIGASKLVNAVLRRLDRERDTLTAQLAQQQQRGDMFDALALEYSHPRFIVQRWVQQFGEADAARLLAVNNAAAPMVLRPHARSVEVLAAELADSGVTGTPVPLVPDSLQLDGPVALADLGAFRQGHFYVQDPAATLVVQYAHVPEHAVVADLCAAPGSKALELARRARLVIAADRSLHRVRRMQAGFARLDSTNVLPVVADALAPSLPLMDAVLVDAPCTGTGTFRRHPDARWRLRVSDVPVLAAVQKQILKSAATLVRPGGLLVYSTCSLEPEENEEQVQSFLASHPDFMLDAPPQGTVPDAVLDAGLLRVLPQRHDADGAFAARMRRRA from the coding sequence GTGAGCGCCACCGCACGTCCACCGCACCGCGGCTCCGCTTCGTCGGGAGCAGCCGGTGTCACACCGTCCCGTGTGGCAGCGGCCATGCTGCTCACCGACCTGCGGCAGGGCCACCTGCTCGACGCGTCCTTCGATCGTCACGCAGGCCCGCTCGATGCGCGCGATCGTCGTTGGGTGCAGGAACTCGTGTGGGGCATGCTGCGCAGTCGCGCGCGTCTCGACGCGCAGCTCAGTGGCCTCGTACGCGGCGGACTCGCTGTGCTCGACGCCGATGTGCTCGACCTGCTGCGCATGGGCGCGTATCAGCTCCTGCACATGGGTTCGGTGCCGGCCTACGCTGCCATCGGGCAAACCGTGGAGCTCAGCAAGCGCCGCCATGGTATTGGCGCCAGCAAGCTCGTGAACGCGGTGCTGCGTCGCCTCGATCGGGAGCGCGATACGCTGACCGCACAGCTTGCGCAGCAACAGCAACGCGGCGACATGTTCGACGCCCTCGCGCTCGAGTATTCCCACCCGCGGTTCATCGTGCAGCGCTGGGTGCAGCAGTTTGGTGAAGCCGACGCCGCGCGATTGTTGGCGGTAAACAACGCGGCCGCGCCCATGGTGCTGCGTCCGCACGCACGCAGCGTCGAGGTGCTGGCCGCCGAACTCGCGGACTCTGGTGTGACCGGCACGCCCGTGCCGCTCGTGCCCGACTCGCTGCAACTGGACGGGCCGGTGGCGCTCGCCGACCTCGGTGCGTTCCGGCAGGGCCACTTCTACGTGCAGGATCCGGCCGCCACACTCGTTGTGCAGTACGCGCATGTGCCCGAGCACGCGGTGGTGGCCGACCTGTGCGCGGCCCCCGGCAGCAAGGCCCTCGAACTCGCGCGACGCGCCCGTCTGGTCATCGCCGCCGATCGCAGTCTGCATCGCGTACGGCGCATGCAGGCCGGCTTTGCACGCCTGGACAGCACCAACGTGCTGCCCGTGGTAGCCGATGCCCTCGCGCCGTCACTGCCGCTCATGGACGCGGTGCTCGTTGATGCGCCGTGCACCGGCACCGGCACCTTCCGTCGGCACCCGGATGCGCGCTGGCGACTGCGCGTGAGTGATGTGCCCGTGCTGGCCGCCGTGCAGAAGCAGATTCTCAAGTCGGCCGCCACGCTCGTGCGTCCCGGCGGTTTGCTCGTCTACAGCACCTGCTCGCTCGAACCCGAAGAGAATGAGGAACAGGTGCAGTCGTTTCTCGCTTCACACCCTGACTTCATGCTCGACGCGCCCCCACAAGGCACCGTGCCCGATGCCGTGCTCGACGCCGGCCTGCTGCGTGTGCTGCCGCAACGCCATGACGCCGACGGGGCATTTGCTGCTCGCATGCGGAGGCGCGCCTGA
- a CDS encoding PASTA domain-containing protein, with protein MANQTTKTSGTAKKKRGPVTTRTWLIRLGVAVLAGLAIGGAGGVVTVNTLEPGRAGSVDSLQLMLDSLASGQQAKADADPIDSAIRAAEAQQAEQARLEAEANAQADAVGLLTVPSLLDLEEGEARNRIVDAGLQVGEVQFQSSPKPAGVVLGTFPVSGARVNRGATITLVLSDGRPQADTLAVSLFSLR; from the coding sequence ATGGCCAACCAAACCACGAAGACCAGCGGCACGGCGAAGAAGAAACGTGGCCCGGTCACAACACGCACCTGGCTCATTCGTCTCGGCGTGGCGGTGCTGGCGGGCCTCGCCATCGGCGGCGCCGGCGGGGTCGTCACCGTGAACACGCTTGAGCCGGGACGTGCGGGCAGTGTGGATTCACTGCAGCTCATGCTCGACAGCCTCGCCAGTGGCCAGCAGGCCAAGGCCGACGCGGATCCCATCGACTCGGCCATCAGGGCGGCCGAGGCCCAGCAGGCCGAACAGGCCAGACTGGAGGCCGAGGCCAATGCGCAGGCCGATGCGGTGGGCCTGCTCACGGTGCCGTCGCTGCTCGATCTCGAGGAAGGCGAAGCGCGCAACCGCATCGTCGATGCCGGCCTGCAGGTGGGCGAGGTGCAGTTTCAGTCGAGCCCCAAACCGGCCGGCGTGGTGCTGGGCACCTTTCCGGTCTCGGGCGCGCGCGTGAATCGCGGCGCCACCATCACGCTCGTGCTCAGTGATGGACGACCACAGGCCGACACGCTGGCCGTTTCTCTTTTCTCACTCCGCTGA
- a CDS encoding prolipoprotein diacylglyceryl transferase, with amino-acid sequence MSPIVHHPTSFSLGPLELTGFGLAVLAAFAISQIICQRELWRRGQNAEAEAIPDIVMAALIGTLIGAKSYYVVLTGDPGAFFSRGGFVFWGGFMGAVALCWAVIKYKKLDFLRIADVAGIAIAAGYAVGRTGCWAVGDDYGRPWNGFLATQFPEGAPPSTVGVMSSMFGVQFPEGSDPASVVAVHPTQLYETVMGFGMFVVLWALRKHPHKAGWLFGLYLIVAGIERFVVEFFRAKDDRFFGPLTAAQVIAIVLAVLGTGVMAARRQTAR; translated from the coding sequence ATGTCGCCCATCGTTCATCACCCCACGAGTTTCTCGCTCGGTCCGCTGGAGCTCACCGGCTTCGGCCTGGCTGTGCTCGCGGCCTTCGCCATTTCGCAGATCATCTGTCAGCGTGAACTCTGGCGCCGCGGGCAGAACGCGGAGGCCGAGGCCATACCGGATATCGTCATGGCGGCGCTCATTGGCACGCTCATTGGCGCCAAGAGCTACTATGTGGTGCTCACCGGCGACCCCGGCGCATTCTTCAGCCGCGGCGGCTTTGTCTTCTGGGGCGGCTTCATGGGTGCGGTGGCACTGTGCTGGGCCGTCATCAAGTACAAGAAGCTCGACTTCCTGCGCATTGCCGACGTGGCCGGCATTGCCATTGCCGCGGGTTATGCCGTGGGACGCACGGGCTGCTGGGCCGTGGGTGACGACTATGGGCGGCCGTGGAACGGCTTCCTCGCCACCCAGTTTCCCGAGGGCGCCCCACCGAGCACCGTAGGCGTCATGAGCTCCATGTTCGGCGTGCAGTTCCCCGAGGGCAGCGATCCGGCTTCGGTGGTGGCCGTGCACCCCACGCAGCTCTACGAGACGGTCATGGGCTTCGGCATGTTTGTCGTGCTCTGGGCCCTGCGCAAGCATCCCCACAAGGCCGGCTGGCTGTTTGGCCTCTACCTCATTGTGGCCGGCATCGAGCGCTTCGTCGTGGAGTTCTTCCGCGCCAAGGACGACCGCTTCTTTGGCCCGCTGACCGCCGCGCAGGTGATTGCCATCGTGCTGGCCGTGCTGGGCACGGGCGTGATGGCAGCGCGGCGGCAGACGGCTCGCTAG
- the fmt gene encoding methionyl-tRNA formyltransferase, with the protein MRILFWGTPDFAVPPLRALLGEGHDVVAVVTQPDKPRGRSRTQLDPSPVKVVALEEGLPVLQPIKPRGEEFIAELKALDLDLSVVVAYGHILPKAVIDLPRLGTLNIHASLLPVLRGAAPIQASILEGHAETGVTIMQMVPALDAGDMLHVLRTPIGSDTTYGELHDQLAEMGALAIVQALTLIEAGASRAVPQDDSLSTYAPKIDRDMARVDFAWPATQVSRVVRAFDPRPGAFATLAGNTVKLFGARLVDDGHDAALDEPLRESPPGTVRSIDEQGLLVRCGSGAVRISDVQPSGKARMTALAWARGRGVQVGDQFEPGLASRGAP; encoded by the coding sequence ATGCGCATTCTCTTCTGGGGCACGCCCGACTTCGCGGTTCCGCCGCTCCGGGCCCTGCTCGGCGAAGGCCACGATGTCGTGGCGGTGGTCACGCAGCCCGACAAGCCACGCGGCCGCTCACGCACGCAGCTCGATCCGTCGCCGGTCAAAGTGGTCGCGCTCGAAGAAGGCCTGCCCGTACTGCAGCCCATCAAGCCGCGCGGTGAGGAGTTCATCGCCGAGCTCAAGGCGCTCGATCTCGACTTGTCGGTGGTGGTGGCCTATGGCCATATCCTGCCCAAAGCCGTCATCGACCTGCCGCGGCTTGGCACGCTCAACATTCACGCCTCGCTGCTGCCCGTGCTGCGCGGCGCCGCACCCATTCAGGCCAGCATTCTCGAAGGACACGCCGAGACCGGTGTGACCATCATGCAAATGGTGCCCGCGCTCGACGCCGGTGACATGCTGCATGTGCTGCGCACGCCCATCGGGTCCGACACCACCTATGGCGAACTGCATGACCAGTTGGCCGAGATGGGTGCGCTGGCCATCGTGCAGGCCCTCACGCTCATCGAGGCCGGCGCCTCGCGCGCGGTGCCGCAGGACGACTCGCTGTCCACTTACGCGCCCAAGATCGATCGCGACATGGCGCGCGTGGATTTTGCCTGGCCGGCCACGCAGGTCTCGCGCGTCGTGCGCGCCTTCGACCCGAGGCCGGGCGCCTTTGCCACGCTTGCCGGCAACACCGTCAAGCTCTTTGGTGCGCGCCTCGTGGACGACGGCCACGACGCGGCACTCGACGAGCCACTGCGCGAAAGCCCGCCGGGCACGGTGCGCAGCATCGACGAACAGGGCCTGCTCGTGCGCTGCGGCAGCGGCGCCGTTCGCATCAGTGATGTGCAACCCAGTGGCAAGGCGCGCATGACCGCCCTCGCCTGGGCGCGTGGCCGCGGCGTGCAGGTGGGCGATCAGTTTGAGCCCGGCCTCGCATCACGAGGCGCGCCGTGA
- the rpe gene encoding ribulose-phosphate 3-epimerase, with amino-acid sequence MSVRIAPSVLSADFRKLGDELAMCVAGGADWIHVDVMDGRFVPNLSFGTKVIEAVRKSTDKVVDVHLMVVEPENYFDDYVKAGADVLTIHAEAAPHLDRQLMRIKELGAKAGVALNPGTPLSAIEEVAHLLDLLLIMSVNPGYGGQKFIEYSVDKIERARFLLDQAGSSAVLEVDGGISRETIARCWRAGADTFVAGNAIFGAAHPQSEIAVLRNLCSESV; translated from the coding sequence ATGTCCGTACGCATCGCTCCATCCGTTCTCAGTGCCGACTTCCGAAAGCTCGGCGATGAGCTGGCCATGTGCGTGGCCGGTGGTGCCGACTGGATTCACGTGGACGTCATGGACGGCCGCTTCGTACCCAACCTGTCATTCGGCACCAAGGTCATTGAAGCCGTGCGCAAGAGCACCGACAAGGTGGTCGATGTGCACCTCATGGTGGTGGAGCCGGAGAACTACTTCGACGACTACGTGAAGGCGGGCGCCGACGTGCTCACCATTCACGCCGAGGCCGCGCCGCATCTCGACCGTCAGCTCATGCGCATCAAGGAGCTCGGCGCGAAGGCCGGCGTGGCCCTCAACCCCGGCACGCCGCTCAGTGCCATCGAGGAAGTCGCGCATCTGCTCGATCTGCTGCTGATCATGAGCGTCAATCCGGGGTATGGAGGGCAGAAGTTCATCGAGTACTCGGTGGACAAGATCGAGCGCGCGCGGTTTCTGCTCGATCAGGCCGGCAGCTCGGCGGTACTCGAAGTCGACGGCGGCATCAGCCGCGAGACCATCGCGCGCTGCTGGCGCGCCGGTGCCGACACCTTTGTCGCCGGCAACGCGATCTTCGGCGCGGCGCATCCGCAGTCGGAGATCGCCGTGTTGCGCAACCTCTGCTCGGAAAGCGTATGA
- the tgt gene encoding tRNA guanosine(34) transglycosylase Tgt yields the protein MFHFSLESRTDRARSGVFHTPHGPVETPQFMPVGTLASVKALDPDDLHRLGASMILANAYHLRLRPGDDLVRTMGGLHRFMQWDGPILTDSGGFQVFSLEGLRRIEESGVEFRSHIDGSLQQFTPESVMRIERNLGADVIMQFDHVVPGQSPHDLAQVAMERSLRWLDRCKVEFDRLQDEDPDAPTPVQALFPIVQGGIHADLRQASARGIKSAGDWVGYGIGGLSVGEAKPDMYAMLDVVDLELPEDRPRYLMGVGFPEDLVEGVARGVDLFDCVAPTRMGRTGAFFTTTGRRSIKNAQWRLDPSPLEESCTCVACARFSKAYIRHLFITEEILGLRLLSLHNVHFLVALMRDARAAIQDGSFAGWSRDWLARYHSRTTSS from the coding sequence GTGTTCCACTTCTCCCTCGAGTCCCGCACCGACCGCGCCCGTTCCGGCGTCTTCCACACCCCCCACGGCCCCGTGGAAACGCCGCAGTTCATGCCCGTCGGGACCCTCGCGTCCGTGAAGGCCCTCGACCCCGATGACCTCCACCGTCTCGGGGCCTCCATGATCCTCGCCAACGCCTACCACCTCCGCCTCCGGCCCGGCGACGACCTCGTCCGCACCATGGGCGGCCTCCACCGCTTCATGCAGTGGGATGGCCCCATCCTCACCGATTCCGGCGGCTTCCAGGTCTTCTCGCTCGAAGGACTGAGAAGAATTGAAGAAAGCGGGGTGGAGTTCCGTAGCCACATCGATGGCTCGCTCCAGCAGTTCACCCCCGAGTCCGTCATGCGCATCGAACGCAACCTCGGCGCCGACGTCATCATGCAATTCGATCACGTCGTCCCCGGACAGTCACCCCACGACCTCGCCCAGGTCGCCATGGAGCGCAGCCTGCGCTGGCTGGACCGCTGCAAGGTCGAGTTTGACCGCCTGCAGGACGAGGACCCCGATGCCCCCACCCCCGTCCAGGCCCTCTTCCCCATTGTCCAGGGCGGCATCCACGCCGATCTGCGTCAGGCCTCGGCACGTGGCATCAAGAGCGCCGGCGATTGGGTGGGCTACGGCATTGGCGGGCTCTCGGTGGGCGAGGCCAAGCCCGACATGTACGCCATGCTCGACGTGGTGGACCTCGAGCTCCCCGAAGACCGGCCCCGCTACCTCATGGGCGTGGGCTTCCCCGAGGACCTCGTGGAAGGCGTGGCCCGCGGCGTGGACCTGTTTGATTGTGTGGCCCCCACCCGCATGGGCCGAACCGGCGCGTTTTTCACCACCACCGGCCGCCGCAGCATCAAGAACGCCCAGTGGCGCCTCGACCCGTCCCCGCTCGAGGAGTCCTGCACCTGCGTCGCCTGCGCCCGCTTCAGCAAGGCCTACATCCGACATTTGTTCATCACCGAAGAAATTCTCGGACTCCGCCTCCTGAGCCTGCACAATGTACATTTCCTTGTTGCGCTGATGCGCGACGCCCGGGCCGCCATCCAGGACGGCAGCTTCGCGGGCTGGAGCCGTGACTGGCTCGCCCGCTATCACTCTCGCACCACCTCGTCATGA
- the yajC gene encoding preprotein translocase subunit YajC: protein MTGSIIASFALLQAPAGSAVPQMIFMYGAIFAIFYFVLIRPQQKQRKQHEERVKSLKKGDEIVTAGGIVGEVMHIAGTGNDGVAKLTDRITIKSGESKLVVERGRIAAVGGGNATPNA, encoded by the coding sequence ATGACCGGTTCCATCATCGCCAGTTTCGCGCTCCTGCAGGCCCCCGCCGGTTCGGCTGTGCCGCAGATGATCTTCATGTACGGCGCGATCTTCGCGATTTTCTACTTCGTGCTCATTCGCCCGCAGCAGAAGCAGCGCAAGCAGCACGAAGAGCGCGTGAAGAGCCTCAAGAAGGGCGACGAAATCGTCACCGCCGGTGGCATCGTGGGTGAGGTCATGCACATTGCCGGCACCGGCAATGACGGCGTCGCCAAGCTCACCGACCGCATCACCATCAAGTCGGGCGAATCCAAGCTCGTCGTCGAGCGCGGTCGCATCGCCGCCGTCGGTGGTGGCAACGCCACGCCCAACGCCTAA
- the tsaD gene encoding tRNA (adenosine(37)-N6)-threonylcarbamoyltransferase complex transferase subunit TsaD — translation MSDTARPLRLLGIETSCDETSAAVVCGVQQYGADGEVTLGQATIESLVILSQDVHRLFGGVVPEIASRQHLTGIVPAVDTALREAGVNMADIDAVAVTHAPGLVGALLVGTSYAKGLALAHGKPVVPVHHMEGHLFATLLEHPDAAPPFTALLVSGGHTLLLDVPAWGHYRLLGQTRDDAVGEAFDKVAKLLGLPYPGGRPIEQLAATAESPEYGHAHWFARPMLRKRAVVTDADYYDCSFSGLKTAVLYAVRAAEKDGTLDAQRASIARGFQDAVIDTLTEKVYRAAKAHRRGRIVLGGGVACNGALQQALRERFAGRGGTVFAPTPRLSTDNAAMIAAAGLYRFGRGEFAAPSMTATASLPIPGLS, via the coding sequence GTGAGCGACACTGCACGTCCACTGCGCCTGCTGGGCATAGAAACGTCCTGCGACGAAACGTCGGCGGCGGTGGTGTGTGGTGTGCAGCAATATGGTGCCGACGGCGAGGTGACACTCGGGCAGGCGACCATCGAGTCGTTGGTGATTCTTTCCCAGGACGTGCATCGGCTCTTTGGTGGCGTCGTGCCGGAAATTGCGAGCCGTCAGCATCTCACCGGCATCGTGCCGGCAGTGGATACGGCGTTGCGCGAAGCCGGCGTGAACATGGCCGACATTGATGCGGTGGCGGTCACGCACGCACCGGGTCTGGTTGGTGCGCTGCTCGTGGGCACGAGCTACGCCAAGGGCCTTGCGCTGGCGCATGGCAAGCCGGTGGTGCCCGTGCATCACATGGAAGGGCATCTCTTTGCCACGCTGCTCGAACATCCCGACGCCGCGCCGCCGTTCACCGCCCTGCTGGTGAGTGGAGGGCACACGCTGCTGCTCGATGTGCCGGCCTGGGGCCACTATCGCCTGTTGGGTCAGACGCGCGACGATGCCGTGGGGGAAGCGTTTGACAAGGTGGCCAAGCTGCTGGGCCTGCCCTATCCCGGCGGACGTCCCATTGAGCAGTTGGCGGCCACGGCCGAGTCGCCGGAGTACGGCCACGCGCACTGGTTCGCGCGGCCCATGCTGCGCAAGCGCGCCGTGGTTACCGACGCGGACTACTACGACTGTTCGTTCAGCGGCCTCAAGACGGCCGTGCTCTACGCGGTGCGTGCCGCAGAAAAGGACGGCACGTTGGATGCCCAGCGCGCCAGCATTGCGCGCGGCTTTCAGGATGCCGTCATCGACACGCTCACCGAGAAGGTGTATCGCGCGGCCAAGGCCCACCGGCGCGGCCGCATCGTGCTGGGCGGTGGCGTGGCCTGCAATGGCGCGCTGCAGCAGGCGCTGCGCGAACGCTTTGCCGGGCGAGGGGGGACGGTGTTTGCGCCCACCCCGCGTCTCAGTACCGACAACGCCGCCATGATCGCCGCGGCGGGGTTATATCGTTTCGGTCGCGGCGAGTTTGCCGCGCCCAGCATGACGGCTACGGCGTCCTTGCCCATTCCCGGTCTATCTTGA
- a CDS encoding TlpA disulfide reductase family protein: MTVKQQWMIVLGIVAVLLGGAFTASHFLKDELTSVTVGSDAPGFAAKTLTQPAAMKSLTNYRGEVVLLNIWATWCIPCRVEMPSMDSLHQALGPKGLKIVAVSVDNAGQEQAIRDFVQEYKLGFEVLHDESGSIQGIYRTTGVPETFVIDRKGVIRRKSIGAEDWNSEGNRKLMSMLLDEPRP; encoded by the coding sequence ATGACGGTCAAGCAGCAGTGGATGATCGTGCTGGGCATCGTGGCCGTGCTGCTGGGCGGCGCGTTCACGGCCTCGCACTTCCTCAAGGACGAACTCACCAGCGTGACCGTGGGCTCCGATGCGCCGGGCTTTGCGGCCAAGACGCTGACGCAGCCCGCGGCCATGAAGTCGCTCACCAACTATCGCGGCGAAGTGGTGCTGCTCAACATCTGGGCGACCTGGTGCATTCCCTGCCGCGTGGAAATGCCGAGCATGGACTCGCTGCACCAGGCGCTGGGCCCCAAGGGCCTCAAGATCGTGGCCGTGAGCGTGGACAACGCCGGCCAGGAGCAGGCCATCCGCGATTTTGTGCAGGAGTACAAGCTGGGCTTCGAGGTGTTGCACGATGAGTCGGGCAGCATTCAGGGCATCTATCGCACCACGGGTGTGCCCGAAACGTTTGTCATCGACCGCAAGGGCGTGATTCGCCGCAAGTCCATCGGCGCCGAAGACTGGAACTCCGAGGGCAATCGCAAGCTCATGTCGATGCTGCTCGACGAGCCGCGTCCCTGA
- the def gene encoding peptide deformylase: protein MARLDIHVLGSPILRQETERVTQITPELRRLVDDMFDTMDAASGVGLAAPQVGRSERLAVVDADDQRLVIINPEIVHHEGGLVRAEEGCLSIPEVYAEVDRHARVTVRAQDIDGTWFEIENAGDLLGRCLQHEIDHLHGKIFFDRLSLLKKRRAMREWEDEKRKYPQNVRVLPVGDLPPEKSAAIKAGSKADAK from the coding sequence GTGGCTCGTCTCGATATCCACGTCCTCGGCTCGCCCATTCTTCGTCAGGAGACCGAGCGCGTTACGCAGATCACGCCCGAGCTTAGGCGTCTGGTGGACGACATGTTCGACACCATGGACGCCGCCAGCGGCGTGGGCCTCGCGGCGCCGCAGGTGGGGCGCAGTGAACGGCTGGCCGTCGTGGATGCCGACGACCAGCGCCTCGTGATCATCAATCCGGAAATCGTGCACCACGAAGGTGGCCTGGTGCGCGCCGAGGAAGGCTGCCTCTCCATTCCCGAGGTGTACGCGGAAGTGGACCGTCATGCGCGTGTGACCGTGCGCGCGCAGGACATCGACGGCACCTGGTTCGAAATCGAGAACGCCGGGGATCTGCTCGGTCGCTGCCTGCAGCACGAAATCGATCACCTGCATGGCAAGATCTTCTTCGACCGACTGAGTCTGCTCAAGAAGCGGCGCGCCATGCGCGAGTGGGAAGACGAGAAGCGCAAGTATCCGCAGAACGTGCGGGTCCTGCCGGTGGGTGACCTGCCGCCAGAGAAGTCGGCGGCCATCAAGGCCGGCAGCAAAGCCGACGCCAAGTAA